The Carnobacterium sp. 17-4 genome has a window encoding:
- the comGC gene encoding competence type IV pilus major pilin ComGC, giving the protein MKKKKRLNQKGFTLIEMVMVLFIISVLMLLIVPNVVKQKDSIDIQGTEALVTVIQTQVELYELDGQEVAVSLDSLQQQGYLTAKQVKQATAKSITITNGIVSSSKNE; this is encoded by the coding sequence ATGAAGAAGAAAAAAAGGCTGAATCAAAAAGGATTTACACTTATTGAAATGGTAATGGTTTTATTTATTATTTCAGTATTGATGCTGCTTATTGTTCCAAATGTAGTGAAACAAAAAGATTCCATTGATATTCAAGGAACAGAAGCCTTAGTGACCGTTATCCAAACACAGGTAGAGCTCTATGAATTAGATGGTCAAGAAGTTGCTGTTTCCTTAGATTCCTTACAGCAACAAGGCTATTTAACTGCTAAACAAGTTAAGCAAGCCACCGCAAAATCTATTACTATTACGAATGGTATCGTAAGTTCGAGTAAAAATGAATGA
- a CDS encoding exodeoxyribonuclease VII small subunit, translating into MSTAKKLKFEEAMQQLEEIVTNLERGDVPLEEALDQFQKGVSLSKFCKETLQNAEQTLTKIVDENGKEKLFEDENESESN; encoded by the coding sequence ATGAGTACAGCAAAGAAATTAAAATTCGAAGAAGCAATGCAGCAATTAGAAGAAATCGTAACAAACTTGGAGCGTGGAGATGTTCCGTTGGAAGAAGCGTTGGATCAATTTCAAAAAGGAGTTAGTTTAAGTAAATTTTGTAAGGAAACTCTACAAAATGCAGAACAAACCCTAACGAAAATAGTAGATGAAAACGGCAAAGAAAAATTATTTGAAGATGAAAATGAAAGTGAAAGTAATTAA
- a CDS encoding bifunctional methylenetetrahydrofolate dehydrogenase/methenyltetrahydrofolate cyclohydrolase, whose protein sequence is MSATIMSGKTLADEMTIEMQNDVNQLKEKGITPGLVVLLVGEDPASQTYVRNKEKRAKALGFHSLVKRYPADITEEELLNEVNHYNEDPAFHGILVQLPLPKQIDSDKVVNAIDSIKDVDGFHPINMGKLLIGKPDKIPCTPYGIMKLLERYQVEIDGKTAVMIGRSNIVGKPMAQLLMMKNATVTIAHSRTKDLAALARTADILVVAIGRGHFVTKEFIKPGAAVIDVGMNRDKNGKLIGDVKSDEVAEVAGYLTPVPKGVGPMTITMLLYQTIESAKKINALPKKM, encoded by the coding sequence ATGAGCGCAACAATCATGAGTGGTAAAACATTGGCCGATGAAATGACGATTGAGATGCAAAATGATGTCAATCAACTCAAGGAAAAAGGAATTACCCCTGGTTTAGTTGTATTATTAGTTGGTGAAGATCCTGCAAGTCAAACGTATGTAAGAAACAAAGAAAAACGTGCAAAAGCATTAGGATTTCATTCACTCGTTAAACGCTATCCAGCAGATATAACAGAAGAAGAATTATTAAATGAAGTTAATCACTATAATGAAGATCCAGCCTTTCATGGCATATTAGTGCAGTTGCCATTACCGAAACAAATTGATTCAGATAAAGTAGTAAATGCAATTGATTCTATAAAAGATGTGGATGGTTTCCATCCTATAAATATGGGGAAATTACTAATAGGGAAACCAGATAAGATACCGTGTACACCTTACGGTATTATGAAATTGTTGGAACGTTATCAGGTAGAAATTGATGGTAAAACAGCAGTAATGATAGGACGTAGCAATATCGTTGGAAAACCAATGGCTCAACTTTTAATGATGAAGAATGCAACAGTAACTATTGCTCATTCTAGAACAAAAGATTTAGCTGCACTAGCCCGTACAGCTGATATTTTAGTTGTAGCAATCGGTAGAGGTCATTTTGTAACAAAAGAGTTTATCAAACCTGGTGCTGCAGTAATTGATGTAGGAATGAACCGTGATAAAAACGGGAAATTAATTGGTGATGTCAAAAGTGACGAAGTAGCTGAAGTTGCAGGTTACTTAACTCCTGTTCCTAAAGGAGTAGGACCCATGACTATCACTATGCTGCTATATCAAACGATTGAAAGTGCAAAAAAGATTAACGCATTACCAAAAAAAATGTAA
- a CDS encoding type II secretion system protein, protein MIESLVAFSVVSLCIAIYIPFIVGMLKKVDAEKTAVEMHRIQYEQIQKIEQQQAIDPIWKTGGKTFTIKQLRNTSQKGVRINYEKEEVFIEVRSFQTFSP, encoded by the coding sequence TTGATTGAAAGTTTAGTAGCTTTTTCTGTAGTGAGTTTGTGCATCGCTATTTATATTCCATTCATTGTAGGTATGCTAAAAAAAGTAGACGCAGAAAAAACAGCTGTTGAAATGCATCGCATCCAATATGAGCAAATACAAAAAATCGAACAACAGCAAGCAATAGATCCTATTTGGAAAACAGGAGGAAAGACTTTTACTATTAAACAACTAAGAAATACTAGTCAAAAAGGGGTACGGATAAACTATGAAAAAGAAGAAGTTTTTATTGAAGTCCGTTCTTTTCAAACGTTTAGCCCATGA
- the efp gene encoding elongation factor P codes for MISVNDFKTGLTIEVDGSIWRVVDFQHVKPGKGAAFVRSKLKNLRSGAVQEKTFRAGEKVKKAQIDNKKMQYLYESAGAYVFMDNESYEQIEIPGDSIVEELKYLKENMEVHILMYDTEVLGVELPNTVQLRVAETEPGIRGDTSSGGTKPAILETGTSVNVPFFINVDDVLIVNTQDGSYVSRA; via the coding sequence ATGATTTCAGTAAATGATTTTAAAACAGGTTTAACAATCGAAGTAGACGGTTCAATTTGGCGTGTTGTCGATTTTCAACATGTAAAACCAGGTAAAGGTGCTGCTTTTGTACGTTCTAAACTTAAAAATTTACGATCTGGTGCAGTACAAGAAAAAACTTTCCGTGCAGGAGAAAAAGTTAAAAAAGCTCAAATCGATAATAAAAAAATGCAATATTTATATGAAAGTGCTGGCGCATATGTATTTATGGATAATGAGTCATATGAACAAATCGAAATACCTGGTGATTCTATTGTTGAGGAATTAAAATATTTGAAAGAAAATATGGAAGTTCACATTTTAATGTATGATACAGAAGTATTAGGTGTTGAATTGCCAAATACAGTACAATTACGTGTAGCTGAAACTGAACCTGGTATTCGTGGGGACACTTCTTCAGGTGGAACAAAACCAGCAATTTTAGAAACTGGAACATCCGTAAATGTCCCTTTCTTTATTAATGTGGATGATGTGTTGATTGTCAATACTCAAGATGGTTCTTACGTTTCTCGTGCATAA
- a CDS encoding polyprenyl synthetase family protein, translating to MNLKSFKDKVIPSFEEEMLGYIGENGIKKAPLHEAMFYSLEAGGKRIRPLLLLATIQSLGGDIRKGYAVSAALEFIHTYSLIHDDLPAMDNDDLRRGKPTSHIVYGEDTAILAGDALLTQAFEIIAVSDASPEKKVKLILALAKSAGPEGMILGQMADIQGETKDLSLEELQFIHRNKTGELLKFPIYAACVIADAATEVEEQLMGYAEHIGLAYQIRDDILDVIGNVEEIGKNIGMDAAHNKSTYPGLLTLEGAKKALNQELTAAKLNLMTVEQISRDSARPVQINLLVEIIDLLVID from the coding sequence ATGAATTTAAAGTCATTTAAAGATAAAGTGATTCCATCATTTGAAGAGGAAATGCTCGGATATATTGGGGAAAATGGCATTAAAAAAGCCCCATTGCATGAAGCCATGTTTTATTCCTTGGAAGCTGGTGGAAAAAGAATTCGACCTTTGCTTCTTTTAGCAACGATTCAATCGTTGGGCGGCGATATTAGAAAAGGATATGCCGTGAGTGCTGCTTTAGAGTTTATTCACACGTATTCCTTGATTCATGATGATTTACCAGCTATGGATAATGATGATTTGCGTAGAGGAAAACCGACAAGTCATATTGTTTATGGTGAAGATACAGCAATTTTAGCTGGTGATGCTTTGCTAACACAAGCTTTTGAAATTATTGCTGTATCAGATGCTTCTCCAGAAAAAAAAGTGAAATTAATTCTAGCATTAGCAAAATCAGCTGGTCCAGAAGGTATGATTTTGGGGCAAATGGCGGATATCCAAGGTGAAACAAAAGACTTAAGCTTGGAAGAATTGCAATTTATTCATCGAAACAAAACAGGTGAATTGTTAAAATTTCCTATTTATGCCGCATGTGTGATTGCTGACGCAGCAACAGAAGTAGAAGAACAATTGATGGGGTACGCTGAACATATCGGATTAGCTTATCAAATTCGCGATGACATTTTGGATGTGATCGGAAATGTAGAAGAAATCGGTAAAAATATTGGGATGGATGCAGCACACAATAAAAGTACTTATCCTGGTTTGCTAACACTTGAAGGAGCTAAAAAAGCTTTGAATCAAGAGTTAACAGCTGCAAAATTAAACTTAATGACTGTAGAACAAATTAGTCGAGACTCAGCTAGACCGGTCCAAATTAATTTACTGGTAGAAATTATTGATCTTTTAGTAATCGATTAA
- a CDS encoding M24 family metallopeptidase, with the protein MVTKLIKLREGMKKRGIDALLVTSPYNLRYISNFTGTTGLSLITLDKAYFVTDFRYTEQVATQAVGFEIVTNVGPIFNEVARLVDENRIEKLGFEQDFVTFSTFELLEQIISGELIPITGLIEELREVKSKMEIETIKKACSISDAAFKYILGEIKPGMTEIEVANLLDFHMRGLDATGVSFETIVASGIRSAMPHGVASHKKIETGDFVTMDFGCYYEGYVSDMTRTIAVGEPSEKLKEIYAITLEAQLKVIDAAKPGMTGVQLDAIARDHIAKYGYGEAFGHSTGHGIGLEIHEGPNVSKLAEKRFVLGNVITNEPGIYLPGIGGVRIEDDLVITENGNEVITHSPKELIIL; encoded by the coding sequence ATAGTGACTAAATTAATTAAATTACGTGAAGGCATGAAAAAAAGAGGGATTGATGCATTATTAGTAACTAGTCCTTATAATTTGCGTTATATTTCAAACTTTACAGGTACAACAGGTTTAAGCTTGATTACACTGGATAAAGCTTATTTTGTGACGGATTTTAGATATACTGAACAAGTAGCAACTCAAGCGGTAGGATTTGAAATCGTTACTAATGTGGGGCCAATTTTTAATGAGGTAGCAAGATTAGTAGACGAAAATAGAATTGAAAAGTTAGGTTTTGAACAGGATTTTGTTACGTTTAGTACATTTGAATTACTAGAACAAATTATTTCAGGTGAATTGATCCCTATAACTGGATTGATTGAAGAACTTAGAGAAGTTAAAAGTAAAATGGAAATTGAAACTATTAAAAAAGCATGTTCTATTTCTGATGCAGCTTTCAAGTATATTCTAGGAGAGATCAAACCTGGAATGACAGAAATCGAAGTAGCTAATCTATTAGATTTTCATATGCGCGGTTTAGATGCAACTGGAGTTTCATTTGAAACGATTGTTGCTAGTGGTATTCGTTCAGCCATGCCTCACGGGGTAGCAAGTCATAAGAAAATTGAAACAGGTGATTTTGTAACAATGGATTTTGGTTGTTACTATGAAGGGTATGTTTCGGATATGACGAGAACAATTGCAGTAGGTGAACCAAGCGAAAAGTTAAAAGAAATTTATGCTATTACATTAGAAGCACAATTGAAAGTTATTGATGCAGCTAAACCAGGCATGACTGGGGTTCAATTAGATGCTATTGCTCGCGACCATATTGCTAAATATGGTTATGGTGAAGCCTTTGGCCATTCAACAGGACATGGTATTGGATTAGAAATTCATGAAGGACCAAACGTTTCTAAGTTAGCAGAAAAACGTTTTGTACTTGGTAATGTCATTACCAATGAACCCGGGATTTATCTGCCAGGCATTGGCGGAGTAAGAATTGAAGACGATTTAGTGATTACTGAAAATGGAAATGAAGTCATCACTCACTCTCCAAAAGAACTTATCATATTATAA
- the nusB gene encoding transcription antitermination factor NusB — translation MSLTRRDIREKALQSLFQLSANEELSKEEAMQQALTSEAELADEVETVLVPSYLDLLVSGVLEKQDEIDEKIKAHLENWSLNRLAKTDLMIIRIAIFEMMYVSDVPDRVALNEALEITKKYSDEKSRKFVNGVLANIVNENSEDEAE, via the coding sequence GTGAGTTTAACACGACGTGATATTAGAGAAAAAGCCTTACAATCACTTTTTCAACTTTCTGCTAATGAAGAGTTATCAAAAGAAGAAGCTATGCAACAAGCGTTGACTAGTGAAGCTGAGTTAGCTGATGAAGTTGAAACAGTTCTGGTACCAAGTTATTTAGACTTACTTGTATCAGGTGTATTGGAAAAACAAGATGAAATCGATGAAAAAATCAAAGCTCACTTAGAGAATTGGTCCCTAAATCGTCTTGCTAAAACAGATTTAATGATTATTCGAATTGCAATCTTTGAGATGATGTATGTTTCAGATGTACCAGACAGAGTTGCGTTGAATGAAGCACTAGAAATTACCAAAAAGTACAGTGATGAAAAATCCAGAAAATTTGTTAATGGTGTTTTAGCAAACATAGTAAATGAGAACAGTGAAGATGAAGCTGAATAA
- the comGD gene encoding competence type IV pilus minor pilin ComGD, producing MKSLNEKGMLLFEMLLVLFVAAVLVLIPTIYTKQTKKQLENQLFIEEFQSHMTAIQNYAVLSGQVTMMTVSSQYKTVQFKVIGDEQNELNQLIYLPETITTPTHKNYHFNGYTGNLRIFDTLVFYINQERHTMTFQLGSGRYKWQ from the coding sequence ATGAAATCTTTAAACGAAAAAGGCATGCTGCTTTTTGAGATGCTTCTTGTCCTATTTGTTGCAGCAGTTTTAGTACTGATTCCAACTATTTATACCAAACAAACCAAAAAACAGTTAGAAAATCAGTTGTTTATTGAAGAATTTCAAAGTCATATGACGGCTATTCAAAATTATGCTGTTTTATCTGGACAAGTGACTATGATGACCGTGTCTTCTCAATATAAAACTGTTCAATTTAAAGTTATTGGAGATGAGCAGAATGAATTAAATCAACTGATTTATTTACCAGAAACAATCACAACTCCTACGCATAAAAATTATCATTTTAATGGATACACCGGAAATTTAAGGATTTTTGATACATTGGTTTTTTATATCAACCAAGAAAGACACACGATGACTTTTCAGTTAGGAAGTGGCAGATATAAATGGCAATAA
- the comGF gene encoding competence type IV pilus minor pilin ComGF, protein MKKKKFLLKSVLFKRLAHDQKGFTLIEALAALFILVLCIALLNVVTTQYKTIRKQTFEDRQLEWHMFLNQFEYSLEGLVLVNTKPNELQFKMLDEKGQFKEMIYYEKHDNLVRRRTGSGGHHPMLMKVKSINFVQKKLFLEMTVTFSNQETYHAQLSINRNLVGIQDE, encoded by the coding sequence ATGAAAAAGAAGAAGTTTTTATTGAAGTCCGTTCTTTTCAAACGTTTAGCCCATGATCAAAAAGGATTTACATTAATAGAAGCTTTAGCAGCTTTATTTATTTTGGTACTCTGTATTGCTCTCTTAAATGTTGTCACAACGCAATACAAAACGATTCGTAAGCAAACTTTCGAAGATCGACAGCTTGAATGGCATATGTTCTTGAATCAATTCGAGTACAGTTTGGAAGGTCTCGTTTTGGTCAATACAAAACCTAATGAACTGCAATTTAAAATGTTAGATGAGAAAGGGCAATTTAAAGAGATGATCTATTATGAAAAACATGATAATTTAGTTAGGCGTCGAACGGGATCGGGAGGTCATCATCCTATGTTGATGAAAGTAAAATCGATTAATTTTGTTCAAAAAAAATTATTTTTAGAGATGACAGTAACTTTTTCAAATCAAGAAACCTATCATGCGCAACTAAGTATCAATCGTAACCTAGTGGGTATTCAAGATGAATGA
- the argR gene encoding arginine repressor, which translates to MKKRERHHLLQELIKEHVIEKQEDFVRILEEKGIEVTQATISRDIKELQLVKVPSQTGGYQYSLPPDIQYDTSKKLERLFKDAFVSMDTQDCFLLIRTIPGNAFALGSLIDTSNFDSVFGAISGDDTVLIICRSNEEALQLKNHFIQLI; encoded by the coding sequence ATGAAAAAGAGAGAACGTCATCATTTGTTACAAGAGTTGATTAAAGAACATGTTATTGAAAAACAAGAAGACTTTGTACGTATATTAGAAGAAAAGGGTATAGAAGTAACGCAAGCAACTATTTCGCGTGATATTAAAGAACTTCAATTAGTTAAAGTTCCCTCTCAAACAGGAGGATATCAATATAGTTTACCGCCTGATATTCAATACGATACATCGAAAAAGTTGGAACGTTTATTTAAAGATGCTTTTGTTTCTATGGATACGCAAGATTGTTTTCTGCTCATTCGAACCATTCCTGGAAATGCTTTTGCTCTAGGGAGTTTAATTGATACTTCAAATTTTGACAGTGTCTTTGGAGCTATCTCAGGAGATGATACAGTACTTATTATTTGTCGTTCAAATGAAGAAGCACTCCAGTTGAAAAATCATTTTATACAATTAATTTAA
- the xseA gene encoding exodeoxyribonuclease VII large subunit: MSNDYLTVTALTKYIKRKFERDPYLERIYLTGEISNFRNRANAHQYFSLKDDHAKISAIMFKAAFQKLKFTPEEGMKVLVIGRISLYEASGNYQITIEHMEPDGVGALYQALEEMKKKLKNEGLFDAPKQLIPTFPKRIAVVTSPSGAVIRDIMTTIKRRFPIVQLVIYPTLVQGNKAADAIVASIRMVEEKGDFDTMILARGGGSIEDLWPFNEEKVARAIFEAQTPIISSVGHETDTTIADLVADVRAATPTAAAEISVPLLSEELIKIEQLKLRLVQSYARKVEILNQRLTSQLNSYIFNQPQRLYEGYAQKLDLLTERLVRAMEEKNQQLKNDLNVHMLQLNAQNPTQLVKQKHSDLNVMNKQLTTQMEWYMENQTKRFQYAVQSLDYLSPLKIMNRGYSYATKDGKVIKDSKQVEVEDKIHIHLHKGTFEAKVIKKEEESK; this comes from the coding sequence TTGTCAAATGATTACTTGACGGTCACCGCATTGACTAAATACATTAAACGAAAATTTGAACGTGACCCTTATTTAGAACGAATCTATTTGACAGGAGAAATTTCTAACTTTCGAAATAGGGCAAATGCCCATCAATACTTCAGTTTAAAAGATGATCATGCCAAAATTTCTGCAATTATGTTTAAAGCAGCGTTCCAAAAACTTAAATTCACTCCTGAAGAAGGAATGAAAGTATTGGTCATTGGACGAATTTCGTTATATGAGGCAAGCGGAAATTATCAAATAACGATTGAACATATGGAGCCAGATGGAGTTGGTGCTCTCTACCAAGCTTTAGAAGAGATGAAGAAAAAATTAAAAAATGAAGGACTTTTTGATGCACCAAAACAATTGATCCCTACTTTTCCTAAACGAATTGCAGTAGTAACGAGCCCAAGCGGCGCAGTTATAAGGGATATTATGACTACAATAAAAAGACGATTTCCTATTGTTCAATTGGTTATTTACCCTACTCTTGTACAAGGAAATAAAGCGGCAGATGCAATTGTAGCGAGCATCCGTATGGTAGAAGAAAAAGGTGATTTTGACACAATGATCCTTGCACGTGGTGGAGGTTCGATTGAAGATCTATGGCCTTTCAATGAGGAGAAAGTTGCACGTGCGATATTTGAAGCTCAAACACCGATCATTTCTTCTGTAGGGCATGAAACAGATACGACCATTGCTGATTTAGTGGCAGATGTGCGTGCAGCAACTCCAACTGCAGCAGCAGAAATTTCTGTTCCTTTGTTGTCTGAAGAATTGATCAAAATTGAACAATTAAAATTGCGTCTTGTTCAAAGCTATGCGCGAAAAGTGGAAATATTAAATCAACGGTTAACGAGCCAATTAAATTCTTATATTTTTAATCAACCGCAGCGGTTATATGAGGGGTATGCTCAAAAGCTAGATTTGTTAACTGAGAGGCTCGTTCGAGCAATGGAAGAAAAAAACCAGCAATTAAAAAACGACCTTAATGTTCATATGCTTCAATTAAACGCACAAAATCCGACACAGTTAGTTAAACAAAAGCATAGTGACTTAAATGTGATGAACAAGCAATTGACGACTCAAATGGAATGGTATATGGAAAATCAGACTAAACGATTTCAATATGCTGTTCAATCGCTGGATTATTTAAGTCCTTTAAAAATTATGAATCGTGGATACAGTTATGCAACAAAAGATGGAAAAGTTATTAAAGACAGTAAACAAGTGGAAGTAGAAGATAAGATACACATTCATTTGCACAAGGGAACTTTTGAGGCAAAAGTGATAAAGAAAGAAGAGGAATCTAAATGA
- a CDS encoding TlyA family RNA methyltransferase produces MKKERVDILLVEQGLVESIEKAKSVIMAGQVYTEKEERIDTAGEKIPSETKLHLKGKKSRYVSRGGFKLEKAMKVFDVTIKDKIMLDIGSSTGGFTDAALQHGAKLSYALDVGTNQLAWKLRQDPRVVVMEQTNFRYCKPEDFSNGRPNLSSIDVSFISLRMILPVLKNIIASGGDVLALIKPQFEAHREDVGEKGIVSDKQVHEQVLTDMLSFATNIGYDVLNLTFSPITGGEGNIEFLAHLKWNDKIKGNLAESVEIESVLSEAYATLKNEKK; encoded by the coding sequence ATGAAAAAAGAACGAGTAGATATCCTCTTAGTCGAACAAGGCCTTGTAGAGTCTATTGAAAAAGCTAAAAGCGTTATTATGGCTGGTCAGGTATACACAGAAAAAGAAGAGCGGATTGATACTGCTGGAGAAAAAATTCCTTCTGAGACGAAGCTCCACTTAAAAGGGAAAAAATCTCGGTATGTCAGTCGTGGTGGATTCAAATTAGAAAAAGCTATGAAAGTTTTTGATGTGACAATTAAAGACAAAATCATGTTAGATATTGGTTCTTCTACTGGCGGATTTACAGATGCTGCTTTGCAACACGGAGCTAAATTGAGTTATGCTTTAGATGTAGGTACGAATCAGTTAGCCTGGAAATTACGTCAAGATCCAAGGGTCGTAGTAATGGAGCAAACGAATTTTAGGTATTGTAAACCAGAAGATTTCTCAAATGGCAGACCCAATCTGTCATCTATTGATGTTTCTTTTATTTCGCTACGCATGATTCTCCCCGTTTTAAAGAATATTATTGCTTCTGGTGGAGATGTACTGGCCTTAATCAAACCTCAATTTGAGGCACATCGTGAAGATGTTGGTGAAAAAGGAATTGTCAGTGATAAACAAGTTCATGAACAAGTTTTGACAGACATGCTTTCATTTGCAACAAACATTGGATACGATGTATTGAATTTGACATTTTCCCCTATTACTGGTGGAGAAGGAAACATTGAATTTTTAGCTCATTTAAAATGGAATGATAAAATAAAGGGTAATCTTGCTGAATCTGTCGAGATAGAATCTGTTTTAAGTGAGGCATACGCTACACTAAAAAATGAAAAAAAATAA
- a CDS encoding Asp23/Gls24 family envelope stress response protein: MAEESTVAINDTKGTLGEIEVAPEVIEVISGIAANKVDGVYAMQGKLASGVSELFGRVDHKKGVHLTSDEDGLKVDIYCYFIYGVSVPKVALEIQEKVREQLLQMTDITLAEVNVHIVGIVPEKTELQELLDLDQEEDGDE; encoded by the coding sequence ATGGCTGAAGAATCGACAGTTGCAATAAATGATACTAAAGGTACACTTGGAGAAATTGAAGTAGCTCCTGAGGTAATTGAAGTGATTTCTGGTATTGCTGCAAACAAAGTAGATGGAGTCTATGCAATGCAAGGAAAACTTGCTTCTGGTGTTTCTGAATTATTTGGTCGAGTAGACCACAAAAAAGGTGTTCATTTAACATCTGATGAAGATGGCTTGAAAGTAGATATTTATTGCTACTTTATTTATGGCGTATCGGTACCAAAAGTTGCTTTAGAAATTCAAGAAAAAGTAAGAGAACAATTACTACAAATGACAGATATAACATTAGCTGAAGTAAATGTTCATATTGTAGGAATTGTCCCAGAAAAAACAGAATTGCAAGAATTATTAGATCTTGATCAAGAAGAAGATGGTGACGAATAG